The following proteins are co-located in the Desulfatitalea tepidiphila genome:
- a CDS encoding AsmA-like C-terminal domain-containing protein — protein MVENPLKRAVRWGLWGAGALVALVLGLHFLLPSLLNIEAVKTKVLALAGQTIPGRIDIDRLRPGLFPLPHLLLVDVHYALPESLQLDAAAVIVYPQVIPLLTGRLRPGAVIVQSPTLSLTLPRRQDQPPDAMAMLAPSADPRMLKAVLARIPQECRVDIDNARVTLRHGPTASVRLDSMSAALIEEDDAVVLRIEGRGDLAGEFDIEAELDRQTLDGSGRIRLKRLDTDALAAVVQSGPAATRLQAEPDLDVKFETEGFETWRTKFSFSSPNARLKRDEGRIEFKSIAIEGSLLMTPEQLEVVFTRVKTATPKAELNGELTWQRDPAADTAGWQLSMKARDTDVTRLRRDMLAFLPDLQLWTLLNVIRGGTLDHMMLTSSGGSWEELWRTGRMTISGEAGDTRLFIPGPDLHLTDVSGQWQMKNGVLTTRKTSARMGKTRGQDGNLELDLTEDPLRLKLDIRVVAALSEWPPILARVLSGPGAQAELARLKALEGTVSGRLGLSGDVNNLEVRVTADDIALTADHDRLPAPIRIESGTCDAWLSRGRMGLRGDFKLPQELAISAEFTLPIDGADLQRLSLTDEQSSATFTASHDRARKQLDVRFSGHLARSTLAKVWPQDNTGGWIKGDVTAQVAYAHPMQITATGPLEASEVRLPLPSAPAVDIHRAALDLRGDTLAIALLDLSYAGQRCVLSGDARLDENRIELALALDSESLDLDPLLAAYRQVKEKPATDRPEPRQTPVFRGVIEMRIDRMTVQQRIFDSLRATAELKDNQSTVTLKQGRLCGISARGELRWTPAGWTMEIEPYARQQAVQYSGGCLVGGETTERVEGTFDVSGRLSSSGQNPEEIMRRLQGVIDLKAYDGKIVNVGGAGIFTNILTYLTINKLIAGDLPDLRERDFKYNRIDMQLQIKDNRIDLYQADLLADSLNMVAAGTIHMDTRQLDLDVLVSPLTTVDALVRHLPLVGRILKGTLVAVPVGVTGPFHNPRVIPLSPKAIGSRLVGILEEILKTPFQLIEPILPSSNDDNKDRSRPQENAEEPPQTPAP, from the coding sequence ATGGTTGAAAATCCTCTAAAACGGGCCGTGCGATGGGGCCTGTGGGGTGCCGGGGCGTTGGTGGCCCTTGTCCTGGGCCTTCATTTCCTGCTGCCCTCCCTGCTCAACATCGAAGCGGTGAAGACCAAGGTTTTGGCTCTGGCCGGCCAGACGATCCCCGGCCGAATCGATATCGACCGGCTGCGACCGGGTCTCTTTCCTCTGCCGCATCTCCTTCTTGTCGATGTTCATTATGCCCTGCCCGAAAGCCTCCAGCTCGACGCCGCCGCGGTCATCGTTTATCCCCAAGTGATCCCGCTGTTGACCGGCCGCCTGCGTCCGGGGGCCGTGATCGTTCAAAGCCCGACGCTCTCGCTCACGCTCCCCCGACGCCAAGACCAACCGCCGGATGCGATGGCGATGCTTGCACCGTCCGCCGACCCCCGCATGCTGAAGGCGGTCCTGGCCCGCATCCCGCAAGAATGCCGGGTGGACATCGACAACGCCCGGGTGACGCTGCGACACGGGCCGACGGCATCCGTGCGCCTCGATAGCATGTCGGCCGCCTTGATCGAGGAAGATGACGCGGTCGTGTTGCGCATTGAAGGTCGTGGAGATCTGGCCGGCGAATTCGACATCGAAGCTGAACTGGATCGACAGACCCTTGACGGCAGCGGGCGCATCCGGCTGAAGCGGCTGGACACCGACGCCTTGGCTGCCGTAGTTCAATCGGGGCCGGCGGCCACGCGGCTTCAGGCCGAACCCGACCTCGATGTCAAGTTCGAAACCGAAGGATTCGAAACCTGGCGGACAAAATTTTCCTTCTCGTCGCCCAATGCCCGCCTGAAAAGAGACGAAGGCCGCATCGAGTTTAAAAGCATTGCGATCGAAGGCTCCCTTCTGATGACGCCGGAACAGCTCGAGGTCGTCTTTACCCGGGTGAAAACAGCCACCCCCAAGGCCGAATTGAACGGCGAGTTGACCTGGCAAAGAGATCCAGCGGCCGATACAGCCGGTTGGCAGCTCTCGATGAAGGCCCGCGATACCGATGTCACCCGTCTGCGACGGGACATGCTCGCCTTTTTACCGGATTTGCAATTATGGACGCTGCTGAATGTCATTCGAGGCGGCACCCTCGATCACATGATGCTGACCAGCAGCGGCGGCTCCTGGGAAGAACTCTGGCGGACGGGCCGCATGACGATCTCGGGCGAAGCCGGCGACACCCGACTCTTCATACCGGGCCCGGACCTGCACCTGACCGATGTCAGCGGCCAATGGCAGATGAAAAACGGCGTCCTGACCACCCGCAAGACCTCCGCCCGGATGGGCAAGACCCGGGGACAGGACGGCAATCTCGAGCTGGACCTCACGGAAGATCCCCTGCGCCTGAAACTGGACATCAGGGTCGTCGCCGCGCTTTCGGAATGGCCGCCCATACTCGCCCGGGTGCTTTCAGGGCCCGGCGCACAGGCGGAACTGGCAAGGCTCAAGGCGCTCGAGGGTACAGTTTCGGGCCGGCTCGGCCTATCGGGCGATGTGAACAACCTGGAGGTCCGGGTCACGGCCGATGACATCGCCCTGACGGCCGACCACGATCGCCTGCCCGCGCCGATCCGCATCGAAAGCGGCACCTGTGACGCCTGGCTGTCACGAGGACGCATGGGGCTGCGGGGGGATTTCAAATTGCCCCAGGAACTGGCGATATCGGCCGAGTTCACCCTACCCATCGATGGCGCCGATCTTCAGCGCCTGAGCCTGACCGACGAGCAGTCGTCCGCAACCTTCACCGCGTCCCACGACCGTGCCCGGAAGCAATTGGACGTCCGTTTCAGCGGTCATCTGGCGCGCTCGACCCTGGCCAAAGTATGGCCCCAGGACAACACCGGGGGGTGGATCAAAGGCGACGTGACGGCCCAGGTGGCGTATGCCCATCCCATGCAGATCACTGCCACCGGCCCTCTGGAAGCTTCCGAGGTGCGGCTGCCGCTGCCGTCGGCGCCCGCGGTCGACATCCACCGGGCTGCTCTGGACCTGCGCGGCGACACGTTGGCCATCGCTCTTCTGGATCTGTCCTACGCCGGACAGCGCTGCGTTCTCTCGGGAGATGCCCGCCTGGACGAAAACAGGATTGAACTGGCCCTGGCGCTCGACAGCGAATCCCTGGATTTGGATCCGCTCCTGGCCGCCTATCGACAGGTGAAGGAAAAGCCGGCCACCGACAGACCCGAGCCCCGCCAGACGCCCGTTTTCCGGGGCGTCATCGAGATGCGGATCGACCGCATGACCGTTCAACAGCGGATCTTCGATTCGCTGCGGGCCACTGCCGAGCTGAAAGATAACCAGTCCACCGTCACCTTGAAGCAGGGACGGCTGTGCGGCATATCCGCCAGGGGGGAACTGCGCTGGACACCCGCGGGATGGACGATGGAGATCGAACCCTATGCCCGGCAGCAGGCGGTCCAATATTCCGGGGGTTGCCTGGTCGGCGGTGAGACCACGGAACGCGTCGAAGGGACCTTCGATGTCTCAGGGAGGCTCTCCTCATCCGGACAAAACCCGGAAGAGATCATGCGCCGCCTGCAGGGCGTCATCGACCTGAAGGCCTACGACGGAAAGATCGTCAATGTGGGCGGGGCGGGTATCTTCACCAATATCCTTACCTACCTGACAATCAACAAGCTCATCGCCGGCGACCTGCCCGATCTGCGCGAGCGTGATTTCAAATACAACCGCATCGATATGCAGCTGCAGATCAAAGACAACCGGATCGATCTCTATCAGGCCGACCTGCTTGCGGATTCTCTGAACATGGTCGCTGCGGGAACCATCCACATGGACACCCGGCAGCTCGATCTGGACGTGCTCGTCTCGCCGCTCACCACGGTGGATGCGCTGGTACGACACCTGCCGCTGGTGGGCCGAATCCTCAAAGGCACCCTGGTGGCCGTTCCGGTGGGGGTGACCGGTCCATTTCACAACCCCCGCGTGATCCCGTTGTCTCCCAAGGCAATCGGGTCCCGGCTGGTCGGTATTCTGGAGGAAATCCTGAAGACACCTTTCCAATTGATCGAACCGATATTACCGTCATCCAATGACGATAACAAAGACCGGAGCAGGCCCCAGGAAAACGCTGAAGAGCCGCCGCAGACACCGGCGCCATAA
- a CDS encoding YkgJ family cysteine cluster protein produces MTPILDKLTEIYDLHAARTAQFRQAAACAKGCAFCCTDAGRIDITTLEGLRMRQHLRQVPRPQRAALENAIDRDARRREKGRPSPCPFLLKNMACRIYDIRPFACRRIYSMKRCGPEQPPLLHREAMAWADEAIASLQALDPNGYTGHISYILHMLDTPAFLTTYLAGAFKPEAVMMYGRTHGIVINRMMVPAST; encoded by the coding sequence ATGACGCCCATATTGGATAAACTCACGGAGATCTACGACCTGCATGCGGCCCGGACAGCGCAATTCCGGCAAGCGGCCGCGTGTGCCAAAGGCTGCGCCTTCTGCTGCACGGACGCCGGCCGCATCGACATCACCACCTTGGAAGGACTGCGGATGCGGCAGCACCTCCGGCAGGTGCCGCGGCCCCAACGGGCCGCCCTGGAGAACGCCATCGACCGGGATGCCCGCAGGCGCGAAAAAGGCCGGCCGTCCCCCTGTCCTTTTCTCCTGAAGAATATGGCCTGCCGCATCTACGACATCCGGCCATTTGCCTGCCGCCGAATCTACTCCATGAAACGATGCGGTCCCGAGCAACCGCCGTTGCTCCACCGGGAGGCGATGGCATGGGCCGACGAGGCCATCGCGTCGCTGCAAGCCCTCGATCCCAATGGATACACCGGCCACATCTCTTACATCCTGCACATGCTCGACACGCCGGCCTTTCTGACGACCTACCTTGCCGGGGCCTTCAAGCCCGAAGCCGTCATGATGTACGGCAGGACGCATGGCATCGTCATCAACCGGATGATGGTCCCAGCCTCCACCTAA
- a CDS encoding M42 family metallopeptidase, with protein sequence MAYDLLRQLVETPGVPGREERVRELVAEKFSAFGGQISTDAMGSLIAHIPGKGPRLALIAHMDEIGFLVSKIEPQGFVRVMPMGGIDARVFGAQKVMVHGRRDLPGIVGSIPPHLQKKASGPEAKNALPIEESFIDLGLPAEQVLASVRVGDPVTFATDGWENEHAFFAKALDDRVGLFVMLSAVAQAKKLDCDLFLIASTQEEYGLRGAGPAVFATQAEIVLALEGTVASDTPGLKLPPNTLATTQGKGPEIRISDQRMISDRRLVDFLVETAEAAAIPHQLIVKNTGATDAAISQTTGPGVKVCALSVPTRYIHSPMSVVQKRDVQSTIDLVVAVLETVSTINL encoded by the coding sequence ATGGCGTATGATCTTTTGAGGCAGTTGGTCGAAACGCCCGGCGTCCCGGGACGTGAGGAGCGCGTCCGGGAACTCGTTGCGGAAAAGTTTTCGGCCTTCGGCGGGCAGATTTCCACCGATGCCATGGGCAGCCTGATTGCCCATATACCCGGCAAAGGCCCGCGACTGGCCTTGATCGCGCATATGGATGAAATCGGTTTTCTGGTGAGCAAGATCGAGCCCCAGGGATTTGTCCGCGTCATGCCCATGGGGGGGATCGACGCGCGGGTGTTCGGTGCCCAGAAGGTCATGGTGCATGGACGCCGGGATCTGCCCGGCATCGTCGGCAGCATACCACCCCATCTTCAGAAAAAGGCCAGCGGCCCGGAAGCAAAGAACGCCTTGCCCATCGAAGAGAGCTTCATCGATTTGGGACTTCCCGCCGAACAGGTCCTGGCGTCGGTCAGAGTGGGCGATCCGGTGACCTTCGCCACGGACGGCTGGGAAAACGAACATGCCTTTTTCGCCAAGGCCCTCGATGACCGTGTCGGCCTTTTCGTCATGCTCAGCGCCGTGGCGCAGGCCAAAAAATTGGATTGCGATCTGTTTTTGATTGCCTCTACTCAGGAGGAGTACGGACTACGGGGCGCCGGACCGGCCGTGTTTGCGACCCAGGCCGAGATCGTTCTGGCCCTGGAGGGCACGGTGGCGTCGGATACACCGGGATTGAAGCTGCCGCCCAACACCCTTGCGACCACCCAGGGAAAGGGCCCGGAGATCCGCATCTCGGACCAGCGCATGATCTCCGATCGGCGATTGGTGGACTTTCTCGTCGAGACCGCGGAGGCCGCGGCCATTCCCCACCAGCTCATCGTCAAGAACACGGGGGCCACCGATGCGGCCATCAGTCAGACCACTGGGCCTGGCGTCAAGGTGTGCGCCCTGTCCGTACCGACGCGCTATATCCATTCACCCATGAGTGTGGTGCAGAAGAGGGACGTGCAAAGCACCATCGATCTGGTCGTGGCGGTTCTGGAAACTGTTTCAACAATTAACCTTTGA
- a CDS encoding outer membrane beta-barrel protein — protein MKKVIAFAILSLLAIALFPVHSAMAQGVGGAFKIGYDFEGDHQVSGYGFSGSEDVETGISLSGELLFHLNSHLDMGFGLTYQIPRSQDDFEGDFNFVPVYGLLRAKLNDSNVAPYFTGHLGYNFFDGDSDYKGTGIYEADLEGGLYWGLGGGIIINKHFLIEMMYSVNNGTAEELGHEFDIEYSKLTLSVGYTF, from the coding sequence ATGAAAAAGGTGATCGCGTTTGCCATTCTTTCCTTGTTGGCCATTGCGCTATTTCCCGTTCACAGTGCGATGGCACAAGGCGTCGGCGGGGCTTTCAAAATCGGATATGATTTCGAAGGGGACCATCAGGTCTCGGGCTATGGGTTCAGTGGATCGGAGGATGTCGAAACTGGAATTTCGTTGTCCGGCGAACTTCTTTTTCATCTGAACAGCCACCTCGATATGGGATTTGGACTGACCTATCAGATTCCCCGGTCCCAGGATGACTTTGAAGGGGATTTCAATTTCGTGCCGGTATATGGCCTGTTGCGGGCCAAGCTGAACGATTCGAACGTGGCCCCCTATTTTACAGGTCATCTCGGATACAATTTTTTCGATGGTGATTCGGATTATAAAGGAACGGGTATCTACGAGGCTGACTTGGAAGGTGGCTTGTATTGGGGGCTCGGCGGAGGCATCATCATCAATAAACATTTTCTGATCGAAATGATGTACTCAGTCAACAATGGCACCGCCGAGGAGTTGGGTCATGAATTCGATATCGAATATTCCAAATTGACCCTGTCTGTCGGATATACTTTCTAA
- a CDS encoding 4Fe-4S dicluster-binding protein: protein MIHLENLAGMSRYGRMRAKFRYYFLAPWMVGIWEFQLNRLNKENIQLYEKFHQEGIVASAKGRRVGGFRVIPVEREIKDDREIQPYEKVSEIIETNSKFAVADCICRKESEILGDKCDKLLEACMTFGVAADYYIENGMAREISKEEAKQILYKAEEDGLVHCSSNHKGNKIFICNCCGCHCKALAFLTKHNMPGLISQSNYYALVDAATCDGCTTCIDRCQVNAIEMIDEIAAVKRERCIGCGLCVSTCPTGSISMVHKQPGYLSHIYDDDFDLMQARAKDTGKAFPFD from the coding sequence TTGATCCATCTCGAGAATTTAGCGGGCATGAGCCGTTACGGCCGTATGCGTGCAAAATTCAGGTATTATTTCTTAGCCCCTTGGATGGTTGGGATATGGGAATTTCAATTGAATCGTTTAAACAAAGAAAACATTCAACTGTATGAAAAATTCCACCAGGAGGGAATCGTTGCTTCTGCTAAAGGTAGACGCGTCGGAGGTTTTCGGGTTATACCGGTCGAAAGGGAAATAAAGGATGATAGAGAAATACAGCCGTATGAGAAAGTTTCGGAAATCATAGAAACAAACTCAAAGTTCGCCGTCGCTGATTGTATATGTCGCAAGGAATCTGAAATACTGGGCGATAAATGTGACAAACTATTAGAAGCTTGCATGACATTCGGCGTTGCTGCAGACTATTACATCGAAAATGGAATGGCACGGGAAATTTCAAAAGAGGAAGCCAAGCAGATTCTTTATAAGGCTGAGGAAGATGGATTGGTTCATTGCTCATCAAATCACAAGGGAAATAAAATCTTCATTTGCAACTGTTGTGGATGCCATTGTAAGGCATTGGCTTTTTTAACTAAACATAATATGCCCGGCCTTATTTCACAGTCAAACTATTATGCATTGGTAGATGCAGCCACCTGCGATGGCTGCACAACCTGTATTGATCGGTGTCAAGTTAATGCAATAGAAATGATAGACGAAATTGCAGCAGTAAAACGTGAAAGATGTATTGGATGTGGTTTGTGTGTGTCCACCTGCCCAACGGGATCTATCTCCATGGTTCATAAACAACCGGGTTACTTATCTCATATTTACGATGACGATTTCGACCTCATGCAGGCAAGAGCAAAAGATACGGGAAAGGCTTTTCCTTTCGACTGA
- a CDS encoding IS1380 family transposase, which yields MVKSKKSDFSKNRNPKGFSPNGAKAKKINASTAYDTCSEQLSAFGGVLPLIKFFDLVGFREIFDFAYKAPAREPKLGHYSMMTGLLMLLFIGFNRIWHFSYLRLDAMLCGFFNLTRLPVASTFWRYVNSLGINQANSLLAVMAHLRERVWRLCDLSYYRICLDIDTTVETVFGNQQGAKKGHNPRNRGKKGYRPVLCFIEQSREYLLGKLRKGETISGEQTASFIAKIKQYLPGCVRQVLIRADAEFQSWESIHECIKAGYNFIIANKGCEPPFDPRRWYRPHKRNAYEFNSCVYQPMGWQMPVRFVAMRIPKDKNVAKDRCVQYELFEADRYEYRIFCTDLRRAAHKVIAEYDKRADVENLVGEAKREGLDAIPSSRFKNNYAYFQIVMLAYNIWRYLKILAEQSAYPRQAAGGHGFEGIQTNTVRIARLRLLMIAAKVVTASNRDKVRYSIHDSRTPALMSFLKYIDEKRFKPRPWAGGILQAPGG from the coding sequence ATGGTAAAATCCAAGAAATCAGATTTCAGCAAAAACCGCAACCCTAAAGGATTTAGCCCAAATGGCGCGAAGGCCAAGAAAATCAATGCGTCAACCGCTTATGATACGTGCAGCGAGCAGCTGAGCGCATTTGGCGGTGTTTTGCCGCTGATCAAATTTTTTGATCTGGTTGGTTTTCGAGAAATTTTTGACTTCGCCTATAAAGCGCCGGCCCGTGAACCCAAACTGGGCCATTATTCGATGATGACAGGCTTGCTGATGCTACTGTTTATAGGGTTCAACCGAATTTGGCATTTTTCCTACCTGCGGCTGGATGCGATGCTGTGCGGATTTTTCAACCTGACGCGGCTTCCGGTGGCCAGCACATTTTGGCGCTATGTCAACAGCCTGGGTATCAACCAAGCCAATTCACTGCTGGCTGTGATGGCCCATTTACGTGAGCGGGTCTGGCGGCTTTGCGATCTATCGTACTACCGCATCTGCCTGGATATCGATACGACCGTGGAAACGGTTTTCGGCAACCAGCAGGGGGCGAAAAAAGGCCACAATCCAAGAAATCGGGGCAAAAAGGGATACCGCCCGGTGTTATGCTTCATCGAACAAAGCCGTGAGTACCTGCTGGGCAAACTTCGCAAGGGCGAAACCATCAGCGGCGAGCAAACCGCCTCGTTTATCGCCAAAATCAAACAATACCTTCCCGGCTGTGTGAGGCAGGTGTTGATCCGCGCGGATGCCGAGTTTCAAAGCTGGGAAAGCATCCATGAATGCATCAAGGCCGGTTACAATTTCATCATCGCCAACAAAGGGTGCGAACCGCCATTTGATCCACGGCGCTGGTACCGCCCGCACAAGCGCAACGCCTATGAGTTCAACAGCTGTGTTTACCAGCCAATGGGATGGCAGATGCCGGTTCGATTCGTGGCCATGCGAATCCCCAAAGATAAAAATGTTGCCAAAGATCGATGCGTGCAATACGAACTGTTTGAGGCTGATCGTTATGAGTACCGCATCTTTTGCACGGATTTACGCCGTGCGGCTCACAAGGTCATCGCCGAGTATGACAAGCGGGCCGACGTCGAAAATCTTGTGGGAGAAGCCAAGCGCGAAGGTCTGGATGCCATCCCCTCGTCTCGCTTTAAAAACAACTATGCCTATTTCCAAATCGTCATGCTGGCCTACAATATCTGGCGCTATTTGAAGATATTGGCCGAGCAGAGCGCATACCCCAGACAAGCGGCCGGAGGCCATGGATTTGAAGGCATCCAAACCAACACGGTGCGCATTGCGCGGTTGCGCCTGTTAATGATCGCGGCCAAGGTGGTTACGGCTTCAAATAGAGATAAGGTTCGTTATTCTATCCATGACAGCCGAACGCCGGCATTGATGTCTTTCCTGAAATACATTGACGAAAAAAGGTTCAAGCCCAGGCCATGGGCTGGCGGTATACTCCAGGCACCTGGCGGGTAG
- a CDS encoding DUF6538 domain-containing protein, translating into MVCIADCFGSRVLFLLYFQPKAMPCCLYTFLTLWKEGGCDFQPIGKASSHLVRNLYRYCFRLSVPIDSQRVIGKKEVRYSLKSGYLGLAKRRLLSVLVCFGTYLVTSGI; encoded by the coding sequence ATGGTCTGCATCGCGGACTGTTTCGGCAGTAGGGTTTTGTTTTTGTTATATTTTCAGCCAAAAGCCATGCCCTGCTGCTTATACACCTTCCTTACACTTTGGAAGGAAGGAGGCTGTGATTTTCAACCGATTGGCAAGGCATCAAGCCACCTTGTAAGAAATCTATACCGATATTGTTTCAGGTTAAGCGTACCGATTGACTCACAGCGAGTAATCGGCAAAAAGGAAGTTCGATATTCACTGAAATCTGGATATCTTGGCCTTGCAAAAAGAAGGCTTCTCTCTGTGCTGGTTTGTTTTGGAACCTATTTGGTCACATCAGGAATTTGA
- a CDS encoding DinB family protein, with product MNIDIIEKLRSENRKTFNELLNLMGEDGFRKAPKEDAWPAAAQFHHIYLAKKRITELVKGFTQDLQNTGDTSVTEVPVREIFGEITYDQMPDLPAPGTEPDSDLSKVLLMTMMEAVCTEMDGYFEVCKTHDCSAMTAKHPFIGLLNCYEWFYFEGIHERSHLGHIRSEYL from the coding sequence ATGAACATCGATATCATTGAAAAATTGCGATCTGAAAATCGAAAAACTTTTAATGAATTGCTGAACCTGATGGGTGAGGATGGTTTCCGGAAGGCACCAAAGGAGGACGCCTGGCCTGCTGCGGCGCAATTTCACCATATCTATTTGGCAAAAAAGCGGATAACCGAGCTCGTCAAAGGTTTTACCCAAGACCTTCAGAATACCGGGGACACCTCGGTAACGGAAGTCCCGGTTCGAGAAATTTTTGGGGAAATTACATACGATCAGATGCCGGATTTGCCAGCGCCGGGAACGGAGCCCGACAGCGACCTTTCAAAAGTGCTACTCATGACAATGATGGAAGCGGTGTGTACCGAGATGGACGGGTATTTCGAGGTATGTAAAACGCATGATTGCAGCGCTATGACGGCTAAACACCCTTTTATCGGGCTGTTGAACTGCTATGAGTGGTTTTATTTCGAAGGCATACACGAGAGAAGTCATTTGGGTCACATAAGGAGCGAGTATCTGTAA
- a CDS encoding tyrosine-type recombinase/integrase translates to MKDYIQRKGLKPEHRIFSLWYTGASMIVNRAGKNIGIEIRPHDLRRHAAPYASRSDVPLEIFSKAILSHANLATTQRYLGKVSDGEAMEIINGTLHMPWSAKKAW, encoded by the coding sequence TTGAAAGACTATATTCAGAGAAAAGGTTTGAAGCCTGAGCATAGGATCTTCTCTCTATGGTACACTGGCGCAAGCATGATTGTTAATAGAGCCGGTAAAAACATCGGCATCGAAATCCGCCCTCACGATCTGAGACGACATGCCGCCCCTTATGCATCAAGATCCGATGTCCCGCTGGAGATCTTCAGCAAGGCAATTCTCAGTCATGCAAACCTGGCTACTACCCAGAGGTACCTTGGCAAGGTCAGTGATGGAGAAGCCATGGAAATAATAAACGGAACCTTGCACATGCCATGGTCCGCCAAGAAGGCTTGGTAG
- the rsgA gene encoding ribosome small subunit-dependent GTPase A, which yields MFTEEEDRDRLFNENYRHLLHLGWSAHFQAQLTDRCDEEVIPARVVGVRKNNFRISDGKKERLATVSGRLRHNADGVYPVAGDWVLVTDTVILTVLPRINTLSRGAAGKRGKQDELPQKEQVIAANLDRVFVVCGLDRDFNLRRIERYLTLIYTCGLNPAIILTKADLHENPEQFRAEVEAIAFGVPTHLVSALDETGLVEIEAYLSPGQTTTMVGSSGAGKSTLVNRLSGRALQVTGAISDSVGKGKHTTTTRDLIVMPQGGMVIDNPGIREIAFWNDNDGIGDAFPEIESLAAGCRFSDCSHSHEPSCRVLQAVADGELLQSRLASYNKMKRELTYLSDRQHKSADHLEKERWKGVALKVKELKKRNRNK from the coding sequence ATGTTCACAGAAGAAGAAGATAGAGATAGATTATTTAACGAAAACTACCGGCATCTTTTACACTTGGGATGGTCTGCCCATTTCCAGGCCCAGCTGACAGACCGTTGTGATGAGGAAGTGATTCCGGCCAGGGTGGTCGGGGTTCGGAAAAACAACTTTCGTATCAGTGACGGGAAAAAAGAGAGGCTCGCCACCGTGTCCGGCAGGCTCAGGCATAATGCCGATGGCGTCTATCCGGTGGCCGGGGATTGGGTCTTGGTGACCGACACGGTGATTTTGACCGTGTTGCCTCGAATCAATACCCTGTCCCGGGGAGCGGCCGGCAAGCGCGGCAAACAGGATGAACTGCCACAGAAAGAACAGGTCATCGCGGCAAACCTCGACCGAGTGTTTGTGGTGTGCGGTCTGGACCGAGACTTCAACCTGCGGCGCATCGAACGCTACCTGACGCTGATCTACACCTGCGGCCTCAATCCGGCCATCATCCTGACAAAGGCCGATCTGCACGAAAATCCGGAGCAGTTCCGCGCCGAGGTGGAAGCGATCGCTTTCGGGGTTCCGACACACCTGGTGTCTGCCCTGGACGAGACAGGGCTGGTTGAGATTGAAGCGTATCTGTCTCCGGGTCAGACCACCACCATGGTGGGGTCTTCCGGCGCCGGCAAATCTACCCTGGTGAACCGGCTCAGCGGCAGGGCCTTACAAGTCACCGGCGCTATAAGCGATAGTGTGGGGAAGGGCAAGCACACCACCACCACCCGTGACCTGATTGTGATGCCCCAGGGCGGGATGGTGATCGACAATCCCGGTATCCGTGAAATCGCTTTCTGGAACGACAATGACGGGATCGGTGACGCATTCCCGGAGATTGAAAGCCTGGCCGCGGGGTGCCGGTTTTCCGATTGCAGCCACAGCCACGAACCCAGTTGCCGGGTCCTTCAGGCGGTGGCGGACGGAGAGCTTTTGCAAAGCAGGCTGGCAAGCTACAACAAGATGAAACGAGAGCTGACCTATCTGTCCGATCGGCAGCACAAGAGTGCGGATCACCTGGAGAAAGAGCGCTGGAAAGGGGTGGCGCTGAAGGTCAAGGAACTCAAGAAGCGTAATCGAAACAAGTGA
- a CDS encoding GNAT family N-acetyltransferase: MKIRKALETDLNDVLEVERLAFGYDKEAELVRALLQDPTAEPLLSLLAFNDHRAVGHILFTAAQLSEAGDKVSIRLLAPLAIVPDAKKQGIGGKLVEQGLSMLGRSGVDLVFVLGHPDYYPRLGFTPAESLGFEAPYPIPDEHSGAWMVQALRPGVIGTVSGKLICADALNRPEHWRE, translated from the coding sequence TTGAAAATAAGAAAAGCACTGGAAACGGATTTGAACGACGTACTGGAAGTGGAACGTCTGGCATTTGGTTATGATAAAGAGGCGGAGCTGGTGCGGGCGCTTCTTCAGGATCCGACCGCAGAGCCGCTGTTGTCTTTGCTTGCTTTTAATGATCATCGGGCTGTGGGGCACATTCTTTTTACGGCGGCACAGCTGTCGGAAGCCGGGGATAAGGTGTCAATTAGACTGCTCGCGCCCCTGGCGATCGTGCCCGATGCCAAGAAACAGGGCATCGGCGGCAAACTAGTCGAACAGGGGCTATCGATGCTGGGCAGGTCGGGTGTCGATCTCGTGTTCGTGCTGGGGCATCCGGATTACTACCCCCGTTTGGGATTCACACCCGCCGAGAGTCTCGGATTCGAGGCGCCCTATCCCATACCGGATGAACATTCCGGCGCCTGGATGGTTCAGGCGCTCCGGCCGGGGGTGATCGGCACGGTCAGCGGAAAGCTCATCTGCGCAGATGCCCTGAACAGGCCTGAACACTGGCGGGAATAG